Proteins from a single region of Nocardioides anomalus:
- a CDS encoding DUF3349 domain-containing protein, protein MALNTRLAGILDWLREGYPAGVPPKDYIPLLALLRRRLTEEEVREVAHEIATTEDGDAAEIGVQITKLTDALPDPEDITRVEQRLVSHHGWPLDD, encoded by the coding sequence ATGGCGCTCAACACCCGACTCGCCGGGATCCTGGACTGGCTGCGCGAGGGCTACCCCGCCGGCGTACCGCCCAAGGACTACATCCCCCTCCTCGCCCTGCTGCGGCGGCGGCTGACCGAGGAGGAGGTGCGTGAGGTCGCGCACGAGATCGCCACCACCGAGGACGGCGACGCCGCCGAGATCGGCGTGCAGATCACCAAGCTCACCGACGCGCTGCCGGACCCGGAGGACATCACGCGGGTGGAGCAGCGGCTGGTCAGCCACCACGGCTGGCCGCTCGACGACTGA
- a CDS encoding cation:proton antiporter codes for MTADLVYLVAGASLLLAVVLPDLLHRWAISAPMVLVAVGMLIGLTPLPDDLPLDPQHNRAAIEHVTELVVLVALMGVGLALDRPLSLRKRESWHRWTATWLLLGVAMPVSIAATALLGWWAGLAAPAALLLGAVLAPTDPVLASDVQVAGPQTGDDHEVDETDEVRFTLTSEAGLNDGLSFPFVYAAILLATEGAVSHWGLEWIAWYAVGKVVVGVAVGIVVGRVLSYVAFRSRSDALRVAERGESLLALAALVASYGAGEVVGGYGFLSVFACAMTFRSAERSHDYHAAMHDVAERLERMLTLFVLLVLGIAVTRGLLSALDWRGVVITLAVLLVVRPLTGWLALLPCRHVMTAGDRGAIAFFGVRGIGSLYYLAYASKEDSVLAQDWLWSTVSFTIVASVLLHGVLATPVMQRLDVSRRAASRGG; via the coding sequence GTGACCGCCGACCTCGTCTACCTCGTCGCCGGGGCGAGCCTGCTGCTCGCCGTCGTCCTGCCGGACCTGCTGCACCGGTGGGCGATCTCGGCGCCGATGGTGCTCGTCGCCGTGGGGATGCTCATCGGGCTGACTCCGCTCCCCGACGACCTCCCCCTGGACCCGCAGCACAACCGCGCCGCGATCGAGCACGTCACCGAGTTGGTCGTGCTGGTCGCGCTCATGGGTGTCGGCCTCGCGCTCGACCGCCCGCTGAGCCTGCGCAAGCGGGAGAGCTGGCACCGCTGGACCGCGACCTGGCTGCTGCTGGGCGTCGCGATGCCGGTCAGCATCGCGGCCACCGCCCTGCTGGGCTGGTGGGCCGGGCTGGCCGCGCCGGCCGCGCTGCTGCTCGGCGCCGTGCTGGCGCCGACGGACCCCGTGCTGGCCTCCGACGTCCAGGTGGCCGGCCCGCAGACCGGCGACGACCACGAGGTCGACGAGACCGACGAGGTGCGGTTCACGCTCACGTCGGAGGCCGGGCTCAACGACGGCCTGTCCTTCCCCTTCGTCTACGCCGCGATCCTGCTGGCCACCGAGGGCGCGGTCAGCCACTGGGGTCTCGAGTGGATCGCGTGGTACGCCGTCGGCAAGGTGGTCGTGGGCGTCGCGGTCGGCATCGTGGTCGGCCGGGTGCTGTCCTACGTCGCCTTCCGCTCGCGCAGCGACGCGTTGCGGGTCGCCGAGCGCGGCGAGTCGCTCCTGGCGCTGGCCGCCCTCGTGGCGTCGTACGGCGCCGGCGAGGTGGTGGGCGGCTACGGCTTCCTGTCGGTGTTCGCGTGCGCGATGACGTTCCGCTCGGCCGAGCGCAGCCACGACTACCACGCGGCGATGCACGACGTCGCCGAGCGGCTGGAGCGGATGCTGACCCTGTTCGTGCTGCTGGTGCTGGGCATCGCGGTGACCCGCGGGCTGCTCTCCGCGCTGGACTGGCGGGGGGTCGTGATCACCCTCGCGGTGCTGCTCGTCGTCCGGCCGCTGACCGGCTGGCTGGCCCTGCTCCCCTGCCGGCACGTGATGACCGCCGGCGACCGCGGAGCCATCGCGTTCTTCGGGGTCCGCGGGATCGGCTCGCTGTACTACCTGGCCTACGCCAGCAAGGAGGACAGCGTCCTGGCCCAGGACTGGCTGTGGTCGACCGTGTCGTTCACGATCGTCGCCAGTGTGCTGCTGCACGGCGTGCTGGCCACGCCGGTCATGCAGCGGCTGGACGTCAGTCGTCGAGCGGCCAGCCGTGGTGGCTGA
- a CDS encoding inorganic phosphate transporter, with protein MTEATLILVLVIGTALAFDFTNGFHDTGNAMATSIATGALRPKVAVGLSAVLNLVGAFLSVEVALTVTNAVVKVQDSSGAPIPELTDNGGYALLLIIMAGLVGGVLWNLLTWLIGLPSSSSHALFGGLIGATIAGLGTSGVNWNGDGSKLDGVMGKVILPALMSPVIAGVVAAVGTWFIFRITAGVAQRFTENGFRWGQIGSASLVSLAHGTNDAQKTMGVITLALIASGHWSDTSNVPFWVKLACALAIATGTYIGGWRIIRTLGKGLVEITSPQGMAAESASAAVILASSHLGFALSTTHVATGSILGSGVGKPGAQVRWGIAGRMVLAWLITLPAAGLVGAVMWYVGDALGGYAGPVVVFAVLAALAAYMFVRSQRQPVHPGNVNDEWSGTPASSVKQEVAA; from the coding sequence GTGACCGAAGCGACCTTGATCCTGGTCCTGGTGATCGGGACCGCGCTGGCCTTCGACTTCACCAACGGCTTCCACGACACCGGCAACGCGATGGCGACCTCGATCGCCACGGGGGCCCTGCGACCCAAGGTCGCGGTGGGGCTCTCGGCGGTGCTCAACCTGGTCGGCGCGTTCCTCTCCGTGGAGGTCGCGCTGACGGTGACGAACGCCGTGGTGAAGGTCCAGGACTCCAGCGGTGCCCCGATCCCGGAGCTGACCGACAACGGCGGCTACGCGCTGCTGCTCATCATCATGGCCGGGCTGGTGGGCGGGGTGCTCTGGAACCTGCTCACCTGGCTGATCGGCCTGCCGTCCTCGTCCTCGCACGCGCTGTTCGGCGGGCTCATCGGCGCGACCATCGCGGGGCTGGGGACCAGCGGCGTGAACTGGAACGGCGACGGCTCCAAGCTCGACGGCGTGATGGGGAAGGTCATCCTGCCGGCGCTGATGTCGCCGGTCATCGCGGGCGTCGTGGCCGCGGTCGGCACGTGGTTCATCTTCCGGATCACCGCCGGCGTCGCGCAGCGCTTCACCGAGAACGGCTTCCGCTGGGGCCAGATCGGCAGCGCCTCGCTGGTCTCGCTGGCCCACGGCACCAACGACGCGCAGAAGACGATGGGCGTCATCACCTTGGCCCTCATCGCGAGCGGGCACTGGAGCGACACCTCCAACGTGCCGTTCTGGGTCAAGCTGGCCTGCGCGCTGGCCATCGCGACGGGCACCTACATCGGCGGCTGGCGCATCATCCGCACGCTCGGCAAGGGCCTGGTCGAGATCACGTCGCCGCAGGGCATGGCCGCCGAGTCGGCGTCGGCGGCGGTCATCCTGGCCTCCTCCCACCTCGGCTTCGCGCTCTCCACGACGCACGTGGCGACGGGCTCGATCCTCGGCTCGGGCGTCGGCAAGCCCGGCGCGCAGGTGCGCTGGGGCATCGCGGGCCGCATGGTCCTGGCCTGGCTGATCACCCTGCCCGCGGCGGGCCTGGTCGGGGCGGTGATGTGGTACGTCGGCGACGCGCTCGGCGGGTACGCCGGGCCGGTGGTCGTCTTCGCGGTGCTGGCCGCGCTCGCGGCGTACATGTTCGTGCGCTCGCAACGCCAGCCGGTGCACCCGGGCAACGTCAACGACGAGTGGTCCGGTACGCCGGCCAGCTCGGTCAAGCAGGAGGTGGCGGCGTGA
- a CDS encoding AMP-binding protein, whose protein sequence is MEPVDAVDPLRRGDLAPPPRTLVDVFRATVEQAGDEPAVDAGNGVLTYAELAEAADELAHELNAHGVGTGDKVGVRVTSGTTDLYVAILGILLAGAAYVPVDVDDPDERARLVFDEAGVAAVVGNDQTVVMRWEGPPREPEEPDLTDDAWVIFTSGSTGTPKGVAVSHRSAAAFVDAESRLFLQAAPLGVGDRVMAGLSVAFDASCEEMWLAWRYGACLVPAPRALVKSGIDVGPWLVANGITVVSTVPTLVALWPPESLARVRLLIMGGEACPPELGARLVAPGREVWNTYGPTEATVVACGAELTGAPPVRIGLPLDGWDLAVVDAEGHEVPEGATGELIIGGVGLARYLDPAKDAEKYAPMPTLGWDRAYRSGDLVVRDSAGLVFGGRADDQVKLGGPAHRAR, encoded by the coding sequence GTGGAGCCCGTGGACGCCGTCGACCCGCTGCGTCGCGGCGACCTCGCGCCCCCGCCGCGGACCCTGGTCGACGTCTTCCGCGCCACCGTCGAGCAGGCCGGGGACGAGCCGGCGGTCGATGCGGGCAACGGGGTCCTGACCTACGCCGAGCTGGCCGAGGCCGCCGACGAGCTGGCCCACGAGCTCAACGCGCACGGCGTCGGCACCGGCGACAAGGTCGGCGTCCGGGTCACCAGCGGCACCACCGACCTGTACGTCGCGATCCTCGGCATCCTGCTGGCCGGGGCGGCGTACGTCCCCGTCGACGTGGACGACCCCGACGAGCGCGCGCGGCTGGTCTTCGACGAGGCCGGCGTGGCCGCGGTGGTCGGCAACGACCAGACCGTGGTCATGCGCTGGGAGGGCCCGCCGCGCGAGCCTGAGGAGCCGGACCTCACCGACGACGCGTGGGTGATCTTCACCTCCGGGTCGACCGGTACGCCGAAGGGCGTGGCCGTCAGCCACCGCAGCGCCGCGGCGTTCGTGGACGCCGAGTCCCGGCTGTTCCTCCAGGCGGCGCCGCTCGGCGTCGGCGACCGGGTGATGGCCGGGCTGTCGGTGGCCTTCGACGCGAGCTGCGAGGAGATGTGGCTGGCCTGGCGGTACGGCGCGTGCCTGGTCCCCGCCCCCCGCGCGCTGGTCAAGAGCGGCATCGACGTGGGGCCGTGGCTGGTGGCCAACGGCATCACCGTGGTCAGCACCGTGCCGACCCTGGTCGCGCTGTGGCCACCGGAGTCGCTGGCCCGGGTACGGCTGCTCATCATGGGCGGCGAGGCCTGCCCGCCCGAGCTGGGCGCCCGCCTGGTGGCGCCGGGCCGCGAGGTGTGGAACACCTACGGCCCGACCGAGGCCACCGTCGTCGCGTGCGGGGCGGAGCTGACCGGCGCGCCGCCGGTGCGGATCGGGCTGCCGCTGGACGGCTGGGACCTCGCTGTGGTCGACGCCGAGGGGCACGAGGTGCCCGAGGGCGCGACCGGCGAGCTCATCATCGGGGGCGTCGGTCTGGCCCGCTACCTCGACCCGGCCAAGGACGCCGAGAAGTACGCCCCCATGCCGACCCTCGGCTGGGACCGCGCCTACCGCAGCGGCGACCTCGTGGTCCGCGACAGCGCCGGGCTGGTCTTCGGCGGCCGGGCCGACGACCAGGTCAAGCTGGGGGGGCCGGCGCATCGAGCTCGGTGA
- the ppk2 gene encoding polyphosphate kinase 2 has translation MTGSFTGPPYGRLVLQDVREYIDRLQIDGHTIGEDHDDDPVLLDPQGRAVDTWRDNYPYDERMTREDYDEQKYLLQVELLKFQAWAADVGGKHVLLFEGRDAAGKGGTIKRFMEHLNPRYARTVALGKPSDREQSQWYFQRYVQHLPTAGEVVLFDRSWYNRAGVERVMGFVSPPEYEQFMAQAPLFERMLVDSGISLTKFWFSVTQAEQRTRFIIRQVDPVRQWKLSPIDLESLDKWDDYTEAKEAMFRRTDTEWAPWTTIKSNDKKRARTNAMRAFLSRFDYDGKDPQTVGEPDPRIVRRGIEAVGD, from the coding sequence GTGACCGGCTCGTTCACCGGGCCGCCGTACGGTCGCCTCGTGCTGCAGGACGTGCGGGAGTACATCGACCGGCTCCAGATCGATGGTCACACCATCGGGGAGGACCACGACGACGACCCCGTGCTGCTCGACCCCCAGGGGCGCGCGGTCGACACCTGGCGCGACAACTACCCGTACGACGAGCGGATGACCCGCGAGGACTACGACGAGCAGAAGTACCTCCTGCAGGTCGAGCTGCTGAAGTTCCAGGCCTGGGCCGCCGACGTCGGCGGCAAGCACGTGCTGCTCTTCGAGGGCCGCGACGCCGCCGGCAAGGGCGGCACCATCAAGCGGTTCATGGAGCACCTCAACCCCCGGTACGCCCGCACCGTCGCCCTGGGCAAGCCCAGCGACCGCGAGCAGAGCCAGTGGTACTTCCAGCGCTACGTGCAGCACCTGCCCACCGCTGGCGAGGTGGTCCTCTTCGACCGCTCCTGGTACAACCGCGCCGGCGTCGAGCGCGTCATGGGCTTCGTCTCCCCGCCGGAGTACGAGCAGTTCATGGCCCAGGCCCCGCTCTTCGAGCGCATGCTCGTCGACAGCGGGATCTCGTTGACGAAGTTCTGGTTCTCGGTCACCCAGGCCGAGCAGCGCACCCGCTTCATCATCCGCCAGGTCGACCCCGTCCGGCAGTGGAAGCTCTCGCCCATCGACCTCGAGTCGCTGGACAAGTGGGACGACTACACCGAGGCCAAGGAGGCCATGTTCCGGCGCACCGACACCGAGTGGGCGCCCTGGACCACCATCAAGAGCAACGACAAGAAGCGCGCCCGCACCAACGCCATGCGCGCCTTCCTCTCGCGCTTCGACTACGACGGCAAGGACCCCCAGACCGTCGGCGAGCCCGACCCCAGGATCGTCCGGCGCGGGATCGAAGCGGTCGGCGACTGA